A single window of Nicotiana sylvestris chromosome 3, ASM39365v2, whole genome shotgun sequence DNA harbors:
- the LOC104212178 gene encoding uncharacterized protein, with product MVSGGSHHPADFLLIKQDDKFFSRLLSKENTARGESSFRYYYCGGSSGSIPFVWESQPGTPKHKFSDTSLPPLTPPPSYQTNAHLKSLQKQSKPNFFLSIFPKISSKRITFSPSLTSPSVSSSCSSSFSMSSIPITGYNPNTRNYRSRSEIEEYDHEKLQIPTSPTSTLCFGCGMGNSKRFRVNYPAKKNVKKAFSSFVSNGAAS from the coding sequence atggtgAGTGGTGGTAGCCATCATCCAGCAGATTTTCTTCTAATCAAACAAGATGACAAATTCTTTTCAAGACTTTTGTCTAAGGAAAATACAGCAAGAGGTGAGTCTTCTTTTAGGTATTATTACTGTGGTGGATCCTCTGGTTCAATTCCATTTGTTTGGGAATCTCAACCTGGTACTCCTAAACATAAATTTTCAGATACTTCTCTTCCTCCACTTACTCCTCCACCTTCTTATCAAACCAATGCCCACTTGAAATCTTTGCAAAAACAATCAAAACCTAATTTTTTCCTCTCCATTTTCCCTAAGATTTCCTCTAAAAGAATCACTTTTTCACCTTCACTCACTTCCCCTTCTGTTTCATCGTCTTGTTCATCGTCGTTTTCGATGTCTTCCATTCCAATCACTGGTTATAATCCCAACACAAGGAACTACCGTTCGAGATCAGAAATTGAGGAGTATGATCATGAGAAACTGCAGATCCCTACTTCACCAACTTCAACGCTCTGTTTTGGCTGTGGAATGGGGAATTCAAAGCGTTTTCGAGTCAATTACCCGGCGAAGAAGAATGTGAAGAAGGCGTTTTCGTCCTTTGTTAGCAATGGCGCAGCTTCTTGA